One stretch of Lacimicrobium alkaliphilum DNA includes these proteins:
- a CDS encoding EAL domain-containing protein, translating into MLGCYPLTAAATTDISALQFDNYSVAEGLTQSTVIDIIEDKQGFIWVATADGLNRFDGYKFKQYRHNPDDPSSLPNKFVRKLFIDQKERLWVGTEKGLARYSPDSDNFRRYTSQNSNLKGGKIWTITETSEQTLWITDESHIYEYHEQSDNFSIVNLAGTEHFPEITVVKEEHNRLLLGSYGHGIRILDQIDNKLYELNGDNPWELVIPARTLLDVLKVDNQLWLATEQGVFVLDKNLKLVKSLSPLSSPSLPGYTVRTLAQGQNGDIWIGTTEGLSILTPDTNNSLTIGQNNDALVSLRSRYIFRLFVDSKGSLWLGSYSGGLHRFNENAAFIKHYESIPQSNIALSDNMVWALSESGDGNIWIATQFGGLNLFDPNTGEFTHFLKDFSHSIWDMSIDEKDRIWLATIDGVFVYQLAKDKAPVQVKHLLAGELIENINLAANKAWLSSAGTVTSISLEDFEVERVQVANSKGQLVKPDIVDSKGNVWLISNSNISLFNLETQQFNHLLTQSVQDSSPFSNANSVIEGDNYFWVSSLKSGLYKLDKETYQPVQHFNKDNGLSDNVVLTMLLDKEYLWVATFRGIDQIALRDGKIVRHISRAQLDYNELNESAGLITRNGNILFGGTNGFHVFRPERLSDSVKATDLKPTITELQILNQQVGLNDIGSPLDKPIHRTTELTLENNASPFSFGFARINPVNANSINYRYQMQGLSDQWLEADNRIRQASFTNLGFGDYVFKVQARELDGPWSEATALKIRIKSPLWLHRYALIIYALCGFLILSYWYNQYQHRRNSQKRVQDSEERLKLTLWSSGDELWDWDIPKGEVFRSNIWGIMDFPQDNQRVVTELPSNIHPSDISRVRETLAEHLQGQSEFYEITYRVKNFSGKWVWLLDRGKVVTWSADKKPLRMTGTLKNISHLKEAEEQLRLFKRSIETISDGVFITDTSFRIVSVNQAYCHHTGETKQKALASYLNFEQYPPAFTEEVRKALKQKGNWSGEIESTRHGNERYEIDLNIDAIHDENGNVSHFVGVFSDITSRKQTEKELLQLANTDTLTGLPNRSFFQASHQNLIRRTTSHALICMDMDNFKKINDSMGHQTGDLLIKQIANRLQKITGTSSTCYRLGGDEFSILIENTTDVHRITHLAQSILDDMARSFVINRQEFVLGASLGIAFYPEDGKTPQELLKNADTAMYFAKNAGGNKYQFFSGEMNQNAVRQLQIENLIRHGIKEDLFSVYYQPKVDIASGQLVSMEALVRFEHPEKGIVSPDQFIPLAEETGQIIDIGDIVLRKACEQTQEWVKKGLFTGRVAINISARQFELPDLDRRIEQVLKETGLSALHLECEITEGTLMQHPEQSLQLMQRLREMGIHLALDDFGTGYSSLAYLKRFPLNTLKIDKAFIDEIATSSVDRHMTSAIITIAHNLGLKVVAEGVEEEQQLSILRRYECEMLQGYLYSKPLSAERFTRLLIENRHLSKLIKQQNL; encoded by the coding sequence ATGCTCGGCTGTTATCCCCTGACAGCCGCTGCCACAACGGATATTTCTGCGCTGCAATTTGACAATTACTCTGTCGCCGAGGGCCTTACCCAATCTACTGTTATCGATATTATTGAAGACAAACAAGGTTTTATCTGGGTTGCCACTGCTGACGGACTTAATCGTTTCGATGGTTATAAGTTTAAGCAGTATCGTCATAATCCGGATGATCCTTCCAGCCTGCCGAATAAGTTTGTACGAAAATTGTTTATCGACCAAAAGGAAAGATTGTGGGTAGGTACCGAAAAAGGACTGGCCCGCTACTCCCCAGATAGTGATAATTTTCGCCGTTACACCAGCCAAAACAGTAACCTAAAAGGTGGGAAGATTTGGACAATCACAGAAACCTCAGAACAGACTCTGTGGATCACTGATGAATCCCATATTTACGAATATCATGAACAATCTGATAATTTCAGTATTGTTAACTTGGCAGGAACCGAGCATTTTCCCGAAATAACAGTAGTCAAAGAAGAACACAACCGATTGTTGTTAGGAAGTTATGGTCATGGAATCCGGATCCTAGACCAAATTGACAATAAACTATATGAGTTGAATGGCGATAATCCATGGGAACTCGTCATACCAGCACGCACTCTACTTGATGTCTTAAAAGTTGATAACCAACTCTGGCTGGCAACAGAACAGGGGGTTTTTGTGCTGGACAAGAATCTGAAATTGGTAAAATCTCTTAGCCCTCTGTCATCCCCCTCATTACCAGGTTATACAGTGCGCACTCTGGCACAAGGACAAAATGGAGATATCTGGATTGGTACCACGGAAGGTCTAAGCATATTAACCCCTGACACAAATAACAGTCTGACCATCGGTCAGAATAACGACGCTTTGGTATCTCTGCGCAGCCGATATATTTTTAGACTGTTTGTTGATAGCAAAGGTAGTCTATGGCTGGGTAGTTATTCCGGTGGTCTACACAGATTTAATGAGAACGCCGCCTTTATTAAACATTATGAATCCATCCCCCAAAGTAATATCGCGTTGTCTGACAACATGGTATGGGCACTGTCGGAGTCGGGAGATGGTAATATCTGGATAGCTACACAATTTGGTGGACTTAACCTGTTTGATCCTAATACGGGTGAGTTTACACATTTCCTAAAGGACTTTTCTCACTCTATTTGGGATATGTCGATCGATGAGAAAGACAGAATCTGGTTGGCAACAATTGATGGCGTGTTTGTTTATCAACTGGCAAAAGATAAAGCTCCTGTTCAGGTAAAGCATCTTCTGGCCGGCGAATTAATTGAAAATATCAATTTGGCAGCTAACAAAGCATGGTTATCATCCGCCGGAACGGTTACCTCCATCTCACTGGAGGATTTCGAAGTAGAGCGTGTGCAGGTTGCTAACAGCAAGGGGCAACTAGTAAAACCTGACATAGTGGACAGCAAAGGAAATGTGTGGCTGATATCTAACAGCAACATAAGCTTGTTTAATCTGGAGACCCAACAGTTCAATCATTTACTCACTCAATCAGTTCAGGATTCATCACCTTTCTCTAATGCAAATTCAGTAATTGAGGGCGATAACTATTTCTGGGTCTCAAGCCTCAAAAGTGGTTTGTACAAACTGGATAAAGAGACATACCAACCGGTTCAGCATTTTAATAAAGATAACGGCTTGTCTGATAATGTGGTGCTGACCATGTTATTAGATAAAGAATATTTATGGGTGGCAACCTTCCGGGGGATAGACCAGATAGCCCTTAGGGATGGCAAAATAGTCCGGCATATTTCAAGGGCGCAACTCGATTACAATGAACTGAATGAGTCAGCCGGGCTGATTACCAGAAATGGCAATATTCTTTTTGGCGGCACCAATGGCTTTCATGTATTCAGGCCGGAAAGGCTTTCAGATTCAGTTAAAGCCACCGACTTGAAACCAACGATTACTGAATTGCAGATTCTTAATCAGCAGGTAGGACTTAATGATATTGGCAGTCCGCTGGACAAGCCTATTCACCGCACAACGGAACTGACGCTTGAGAATAACGCCTCCCCGTTTTCGTTCGGGTTTGCCCGGATTAACCCCGTCAACGCCAATTCCATCAACTATCGCTATCAGATGCAGGGGCTGTCTGATCAGTGGCTGGAAGCGGATAATCGCATTCGCCAGGCCAGTTTTACTAATCTGGGATTCGGAGACTATGTTTTCAAAGTTCAGGCCAGAGAGCTTGACGGTCCCTGGTCTGAGGCTACGGCGCTAAAAATACGCATTAAGTCGCCATTGTGGCTGCACCGCTATGCACTGATTATTTATGCCCTGTGTGGCTTTTTAATCCTCAGCTATTGGTACAATCAATATCAGCACCGTAGGAATAGTCAGAAGCGAGTACAGGACAGTGAAGAGCGTCTGAAGCTGACGCTGTGGAGCAGCGGCGACGAACTCTGGGACTGGGATATCCCCAAAGGGGAAGTTTTCCGTTCCAATATCTGGGGTATTATGGATTTTCCACAGGATAATCAACGGGTAGTCACCGAGTTACCCTCAAATATTCATCCCTCAGATATCTCCAGAGTCCGTGAGACACTGGCTGAACACCTGCAGGGACAGAGTGAGTTTTATGAAATCACCTACCGGGTAAAGAACTTCAGCGGAAAGTGGGTCTGGTTACTCGACAGGGGTAAAGTCGTTACCTGGTCAGCGGACAAGAAGCCGTTGAGAATGACAGGCACCCTGAAAAATATCAGTCATCTTAAAGAAGCAGAAGAGCAGCTTCGCCTGTTTAAACGCTCTATCGAAACCATTTCAGACGGCGTTTTTATTACCGACACCAGTTTCAGAATCGTTTCTGTGAATCAGGCTTATTGTCATCATACCGGTGAGACTAAACAAAAAGCCCTTGCCAGTTATCTGAATTTCGAGCAGTACCCGCCAGCCTTCACCGAAGAGGTGCGCAAGGCGCTGAAACAGAAAGGCAACTGGAGTGGTGAAATTGAATCAACACGCCATGGTAATGAGCGTTATGAGATCGATCTCAATATCGACGCCATTCATGATGAAAATGGTAATGTCAGTCACTTTGTCGGTGTGTTCTCCGACATCACCTCGCGCAAGCAGACAGAAAAAGAACTGTTGCAGCTGGCCAACACCGATACGCTGACCGGCCTGCCAAACCGTTCATTTTTCCAGGCCAGCCACCAGAACCTGATCAGGCGCACCACCTCTCATGCCCTGATTTGTATGGATATGGATAATTTCAAAAAGATTAATGATTCCATGGGACATCAAACCGGCGATTTGCTGATTAAACAGATCGCCAACAGATTGCAGAAGATTACCGGTACCAGCTCCACCTGTTACCGTCTCGGTGGCGACGAATTCAGCATTCTGATTGAAAACACTACCGATGTGCACCGCATCACCCATCTGGCACAGAGTATTCTGGATGATATGGCACGCTCTTTTGTCATCAATCGTCAGGAGTTCGTTTTGGGTGCCAGTCTGGGTATCGCTTTTTACCCGGAGGATGGCAAAACCCCGCAGGAACTGTTGAAAAATGCCGATACCGCCATGTATTTTGCCAAGAATGCCGGCGGCAATAAGTACCAGTTTTTCAGTGGTGAAATGAATCAGAATGCGGTACGCCAGTTGCAGATAGAGAACCTGATCAGACATGGAATTAAAGAAGATCTGTTCAGTGTCTATTATCAGCCCAAGGTCGATATTGCTTCGGGTCAGTTAGTCAGCATGGAAGCCCTGGTGCGTTTCGAACATCCGGAAAAAGGCATTGTCAGCCCGGATCAGTTTATTCCGCTGGCCGAAGAGACCGGACAGATTATCGATATCGGTGATATTGTACTGCGCAAGGCCTGCGAGCAGACACAGGAGTGGGTTAAGAAAGGGCTGTTCACCGGCCGGGTCGCCATCAATATTTCTGCCCGACAGTTTGAGCTGCCGGACCTGGATCGACGTATTGAGCAAGTGCTAAAAGAAACCGGCTTGTCGGCACTGCACCTGGAATGCGAGATCACCGAAGGGACCCTGATGCAGCATCCTGAGCAGTCGCTGCAGCTGATGCAGCGCCTTCGTGAAATGGGTATTCATCTCGCCCTGGATGATTTCGGTACAGGCTATTCATCCCTGGCCTATCTTAAGCGCTTCCCGCTGAACACGCTTAAGATAGATAAAGCCTTTATTGATGAAATTGCCACCAGCTCTGTGGACAGGCATATGACCAGTGCGATTATCACTATCGCCCATAACCTTGGCCTTAAGGTTGTGGCAGAGGGCGTAGAAGAAGAACAGCAGCTAAGTATATTGCGTCGTTATGAGTGTGAGATGCTACAAGGCTACCTGTACAGCAAGCCATTAAGCGCAGAGCGCTTTACCCGACTGTTGATTGAAAATCGCCACCTGTCCAAGCTGATAAAACAACAAAATCTCTGA
- the sixA gene encoding phosphohistidine phosphatase SixA, giving the protein MQIFIMRHGEAQSRFSQDASRELTPLGQAESVATGKWLSQSAEQVSLAIVSPYVRARQTLRSVQRQVPVTEVMQTEDVTPYGDATDFRDYLRALIETRPELTSILIVSHMPFVSALVDALCQQQHSLLFATAGVAELSFDVSSAQANLVRQYIP; this is encoded by the coding sequence ATGCAAATCTTCATTATGCGTCATGGTGAGGCACAAAGCCGTTTTTCCCAGGATGCCAGCCGGGAGCTTACGCCCCTGGGGCAAGCCGAGTCTGTTGCTACGGGCAAGTGGCTTAGCCAGAGTGCTGAACAGGTCAGTTTGGCTATTGTCAGTCCCTATGTCCGGGCGCGGCAAACGCTCAGGTCTGTGCAGCGTCAGGTGCCGGTGACAGAAGTGATGCAAACCGAAGATGTAACCCCTTATGGCGATGCGACAGACTTTCGTGACTACCTTCGGGCGTTGATTGAAACCCGGCCAGAGCTGACCAGTATACTTATTGTCAGCCATATGCCTTTTGTCAGCGCTCTGGTTGATGCTCTGTGCCAGCAACAGCATTCGTTGCTCTTTGCAACGGCCGGTGTCGCCGAACTCAGTTTTGATGTCAGCTCGGCACAGGCTAATCTGGTTCGTCAGTATATTCCCTGA
- a CDS encoding insulinase family protein, whose protein sequence is MIQSKHDQCRYQHLTLANGLRVLLVEDTDTRKSAVSATIAMGHFQDPADCEGLSHLLEHMLFLGCEGYNSPNHLADYLSSWGGHVNAWTGTEHSSFYFDVLTQGLEPALAQFAAMLQRPEFSATNIESETQSIDAEFRLKQQDDLRCLYQVHKETCNPEHPFSKFSVGNLQVFSRFSSSELKNMLETMHTEHYRASNITLCVVSDLPLSQSKSMVCNYFESISGGQEASAPNELPPLYLPEQLGLILKVVPIKTARRMIVTFALPDVQPYYRSKPLYLLSHLIGDEGQGSLLYHLKKQGLATNLSAGGGIQGSNFKDFNINLQLTAQGAEQWPKVLSDVFAYLQLIKTEGVSPWRFDERKQFNQLAFDFHDKPKAMDMASNLSVQMHHYPAEHVLIGDYLMESYEPELVSSLLAQMNPDNMRLKLIMPELKTNREARWYSTPYAVEKLSAPLRQQLLDAPVPASMKLPEANPYLCVRTEPGRANPEFHLPQPLISDKGFKFWFGQDPDFKQPKGELYLSFDSGAIENDPELRCYKRIWTSIVQEKLSQNYYQAMIAGLNFHFYAHQGGFSLHTSGFSDRQFELAEKMLLDVIRFDFSDSQFERARARQWQAMQNNLLNKPINRLFTRLSVLLQPLSDSPLEMLPILDSATPDTMRTMQGRILEKMHLDGFAYGDFTETEARQFADNINTKVLRDVQPMSAIARRIVSLESAQRYLLPVRCQPGENAVLLYLQSPDNSITSIASTILTEQLLAGPFFNQLRTEKQLGYVVGSGYMPYNQHPGVGFYIQSPNYSLEELVMHIDDFLLKGPELMLSIAEQEWQGVKSSISKQLIARDTSLSMRSQRLWLAIGNQDYEFNQQHRLSAQIQDISRAQVADFFRQQINKEHPAQVLLYSQPTQLSHTSLAGQMISNMTNFKANAALVP, encoded by the coding sequence GTGATTCAAAGCAAACATGATCAATGCCGCTACCAGCATTTAACCCTGGCTAATGGCTTGCGCGTTTTACTGGTAGAAGACACCGACACCAGAAAGTCTGCGGTTTCGGCAACTATTGCTATGGGACACTTTCAGGATCCCGCAGACTGCGAAGGTCTGTCACACCTGCTTGAACATATGCTGTTTCTGGGATGTGAAGGCTATAACAGCCCCAACCATCTGGCGGATTACCTGTCTTCATGGGGGGGACATGTTAATGCCTGGACGGGTACTGAACACTCAAGCTTTTATTTTGATGTGCTGACACAAGGTCTGGAACCCGCACTGGCCCAATTTGCTGCGATGCTGCAACGCCCTGAGTTTTCCGCCACTAATATTGAATCTGAAACGCAGTCCATTGACGCGGAATTCCGTCTCAAACAACAGGACGACCTGCGCTGCCTGTACCAGGTACACAAAGAAACCTGTAATCCTGAGCATCCTTTCAGCAAGTTTTCGGTCGGCAACCTGCAGGTTTTTTCCCGCTTCAGCAGCTCTGAGCTGAAAAACATGCTGGAGACAATGCACACTGAACATTATCGGGCCAGCAATATCACTCTGTGTGTGGTTTCCGATTTACCCCTCAGTCAGAGCAAGAGCATGGTATGCAACTATTTTGAGTCTATATCTGGCGGACAAGAAGCCTCTGCGCCCAACGAATTGCCGCCACTGTATTTACCCGAGCAGCTCGGATTAATTCTCAAAGTGGTGCCGATTAAGACCGCCAGACGGATGATCGTCACCTTTGCCCTGCCCGATGTACAACCCTATTACCGCAGCAAACCGCTCTATCTGCTGAGTCATCTGATTGGGGACGAAGGTCAGGGCAGCCTGCTTTATCATCTTAAAAAACAAGGCCTGGCGACCAATCTAAGTGCCGGCGGTGGCATTCAGGGTAGCAATTTTAAAGACTTTAATATTAACCTTCAGCTGACTGCGCAAGGAGCCGAACAGTGGCCAAAAGTATTGTCAGATGTTTTCGCCTATCTGCAATTAATCAAAACTGAGGGGGTCAGCCCCTGGCGATTCGATGAAAGAAAACAGTTCAATCAACTGGCCTTCGACTTTCATGATAAACCCAAAGCCATGGATATGGCATCAAACCTTTCCGTACAAATGCATCATTATCCTGCTGAGCATGTCCTGATAGGAGACTATCTGATGGAGAGCTATGAGCCGGAGCTGGTCAGCTCATTACTGGCACAGATGAATCCGGATAATATGCGTTTGAAACTGATTATGCCGGAGCTGAAAACGAACCGGGAGGCTCGCTGGTACTCTACCCCGTATGCCGTAGAGAAACTCTCCGCGCCTCTGCGCCAACAATTGCTTGATGCCCCGGTGCCTGCGTCAATGAAGCTGCCAGAGGCCAATCCTTATCTTTGCGTACGCACCGAGCCCGGACGCGCCAATCCCGAATTCCATCTGCCACAGCCACTGATTAGTGACAAGGGCTTCAAATTCTGGTTTGGTCAGGACCCCGATTTCAAACAGCCAAAGGGGGAGCTGTATCTGTCCTTCGACAGCGGCGCCATTGAGAACGATCCTGAGTTGCGGTGCTATAAACGTATCTGGACCAGCATTGTGCAGGAAAAACTCAGCCAGAATTATTATCAGGCCATGATCGCCGGGCTGAATTTTCATTTTTATGCGCATCAGGGAGGCTTTTCCCTGCATACCAGCGGCTTTAGTGACAGACAGTTTGAGTTGGCTGAGAAAATGCTGCTGGATGTGATCCGGTTTGACTTCAGCGACAGCCAATTTGAACGGGCCAGAGCAAGACAATGGCAGGCGATGCAGAATAACCTGCTGAACAAACCAATCAACAGGCTATTTACCCGCCTGTCAGTACTGTTGCAGCCATTGTCAGACTCACCTCTGGAGATGCTGCCAATTCTGGACTCAGCCACTCCAGACACCATGCGGACAATGCAAGGTCGTATTTTAGAGAAGATGCACCTCGATGGTTTTGCCTACGGCGACTTCACAGAAACCGAGGCACGTCAGTTTGCCGATAACATAAATACAAAAGTGCTGAGAGACGTACAACCTATGTCTGCCATTGCGCGCCGGATTGTCAGTCTCGAGTCTGCACAGCGGTATCTTTTGCCGGTGCGCTGCCAACCTGGCGAGAATGCGGTATTGCTTTATCTGCAATCTCCGGATAACAGCATTACCAGTATCGCCAGCACGATACTTACTGAACAGTTGCTGGCCGGCCCCTTTTTCAACCAGCTACGCACTGAAAAACAACTGGGCTATGTAGTGGGTTCAGGATATATGCCCTATAACCAGCACCCCGGTGTTGGCTTTTATATTCAGTCACCAAATTACTCACTGGAAGAGCTGGTGATGCACATTGACGACTTTTTACTTAAAGGACCCGAGCTGATGCTGTCTATAGCAGAACAGGAATGGCAAGGGGTTAAGTCCAGTATCAGCAAACAATTAATCGCCCGTGACACCAGTTTATCGATGCGCAGTCAGCGTCTGTGGCTTGCGATTGGCAATCAGGACTATGAGTTCAATCAGCAACACAGATTAAGTGCTCAAATTCAGGATATCAGCAGGGCGCAAGTGGCCGATTTTTTCAGACAGCAGATCAACAAAGAGCATCCCGCTCAGGTATTGCTTTATAGCCAACCCACCCAACTCAGCCACACTTCACTGGCAGGGCAAATGATCAGCAATATGACCAATTTCAAGGCAAATGCCGCTCTGGTGCCATAA
- the fadJ gene encoding fatty acid oxidation complex subunit alpha FadJ, protein MSTNKSAFSLSRREDGIAILTMDVPGESMNTLKAEFAEQISEQLDEIDKDPGVKGLVVASGKSGSFVAGADISMLADCQSAEDAEELSRSGQQMFQRIENMKIPVVAAIHGPALGGGLELALCCHYRICSDEDKTAMGLPEVQLGLLPGSGGTQRLPKLIGIQKAMTMMLTGKQLRPKQAKRDGLVDDAVPLSILMDVAVQFAKKRKPNREGPKLSLMNQVLERTPFGRNFLFKQARKKTLTKTRGNYPAPERIIDCIEAGVSGSRGYEKEARYFGQLVMTPESKQLRNIFFATTEMKKETGVEGVEPGSLHRTAVLGGGLMGGGIAYVTATKAGLPVRIKDIRSEGIANAIKYSYDLLIKKVKRRFMRKSEMQKQLSLLTGSTDYSGFKNVDIVIEAVFEDLKLKQQMVADIEENCHEKTIFATNTSSIPIGKIAAEAKRPEQVIGLHYFSPVDKMPLAEVIPHPGTDDQTISTTVDFARKQGKTPIVVKDGAGFYVNRILAPYMNEAANVLLSGEPIEQIDKALLNFGFPVGPMKLLDEVGIDIGAKISPILVEELGDRFKAPDAFDKLLADDRKGKKNKKGLYLYSGKKPGKEVDESVYSLLGLSPSQQFSHEQIAERCILLMLNEAAMCLDEDVIRSPRDGDIGAIFGIGFPPFLGGPFRYMDSLGIDHVVARLEHYQGLYGDRFAPAASLRSMADEGKGFY, encoded by the coding sequence ATGTCAACAAATAAGAGTGCGTTTAGTTTATCGCGTCGTGAAGACGGTATTGCCATCCTGACCATGGATGTACCCGGTGAAAGCATGAACACCCTCAAGGCCGAATTCGCCGAGCAAATATCCGAACAACTGGATGAAATTGATAAAGATCCGGGCGTTAAGGGGCTGGTCGTTGCCAGTGGCAAATCCGGCTCTTTTGTCGCTGGGGCTGATATCAGCATGTTAGCTGACTGCCAGTCCGCCGAGGATGCAGAAGAGTTGTCCCGCTCCGGTCAGCAGATGTTCCAGCGTATCGAAAATATGAAAATTCCGGTGGTGGCGGCAATTCATGGCCCCGCCTTAGGCGGAGGACTGGAACTGGCTCTGTGCTGTCACTATCGCATCTGCAGTGATGAAGATAAGACCGCCATGGGCCTGCCGGAAGTGCAGTTAGGTTTGTTGCCGGGCTCCGGTGGTACTCAACGTTTGCCGAAACTTATTGGCATACAGAAAGCCATGACCATGATGCTGACGGGTAAACAGCTGAGGCCTAAACAGGCGAAGCGGGATGGTCTGGTGGATGATGCGGTGCCGCTGTCAATTTTGATGGATGTAGCGGTGCAGTTTGCTAAAAAACGCAAGCCCAATCGTGAAGGGCCCAAACTCAGCCTGATGAATCAGGTTCTTGAACGCACCCCCTTTGGGCGTAACTTTTTGTTTAAGCAGGCGCGCAAGAAGACGCTGACTAAGACCCGCGGCAATTACCCAGCCCCTGAGCGCATCATTGACTGCATAGAGGCAGGGGTCAGTGGCTCCAGAGGCTATGAGAAAGAAGCCCGCTATTTTGGTCAGTTGGTGATGACACCGGAATCAAAACAGTTACGCAATATCTTCTTTGCTACCACCGAAATGAAGAAAGAAACCGGTGTTGAAGGGGTTGAACCTGGGTCATTGCACAGAACAGCGGTGCTTGGTGGCGGCCTGATGGGGGGCGGAATAGCCTATGTCACCGCGACTAAAGCCGGTTTACCGGTGCGGATCAAAGACATACGCTCCGAAGGTATCGCCAATGCCATCAAATACAGCTATGACCTGCTGATTAAGAAGGTCAAACGGCGCTTTATGCGTAAATCAGAAATGCAGAAGCAATTGTCACTGCTGACAGGCAGCACGGATTATTCCGGTTTTAAGAATGTGGATATTGTGATCGAAGCGGTATTTGAAGATCTCAAACTTAAGCAACAGATGGTGGCCGATATCGAAGAAAATTGTCATGAAAAGACGATTTTTGCTACTAATACCTCTTCCATCCCGATTGGCAAAATCGCCGCTGAGGCAAAAAGGCCTGAGCAGGTGATTGGACTGCACTACTTTTCACCCGTGGATAAAATGCCGTTGGCAGAGGTGATTCCTCATCCGGGAACAGACGATCAGACTATTTCCACCACAGTAGATTTTGCCCGTAAGCAGGGCAAGACACCGATAGTGGTAAAGGACGGCGCAGGGTTCTATGTTAACCGTATTCTTGCACCCTATATGAACGAGGCGGCTAACGTGCTGCTAAGCGGTGAGCCCATTGAGCAGATAGATAAAGCATTACTCAACTTTGGTTTTCCGGTTGGCCCGATGAAATTGTTGGATGAAGTGGGAATTGATATCGGTGCCAAGATTTCTCCCATACTGGTAGAAGAACTGGGCGACAGGTTTAAGGCGCCTGATGCGTTTGACAAGCTGTTAGCCGACGACCGTAAGGGTAAAAAGAATAAGAAGGGCCTGTATCTCTACAGCGGTAAGAAGCCAGGCAAGGAAGTGGATGAGTCTGTATACAGTTTGCTTGGTTTGTCACCTTCACAGCAATTCAGCCACGAGCAGATAGCCGAACGTTGTATTTTGCTGATGCTTAATGAAGCGGCAATGTGTCTGGATGAGGATGTGATTCGCAGTCCCAGGGACGGCGATATCGGCGCCATCTTCGGTATTGGCTTCCCACCGTTTTTGGGCGGCCCATTCAGATATATGGATAGCCTGGGAATCGATCATGTGGTGGCAAGGCTGGAACATTACCAGGGGCTCTATGGTGACCGCTTTGCTCCAGCCGCATCACTCAGGAGCATGGCCGATGAGGGAAAAGGTTTTTACTAG